The genomic DNA GTGCTGGCCGAACTCTTGCTGGGGGTCAGCCGCTCCCTACTCGACGGCAGCACCATGGTGGCCGACGATTCGCTGGCGGCCGACGTCGTGCTGCAGCGCCTGATCGAGTTTCAGGCGGACTTCGCCCTGAACAACCCTGAGGTCATCCGCGTCCACGATCGCGACCTCGCGAGCCTCGATCCGGAACCTGCCGGCGAGGTGCGGCGCCTGCAGCGAGAGTACATCCGCGTCTGGACCGACCAGCTACGGCTGCTGCACCCGAACGAGTCGGCCGACGGCGCCCGCCAGCGCGCACAGGCCGTCTTTGGCTTGCTGAACTCGACCCCACACTCCAACACCCGGGAAGCAGCGTCAACACAGAGGTCACGCCTCGTCGCGATGGCATGGGCCGCCCTGCAAGCACCGGTACCCTAGAGACGGAAGGCCCGCCGCAACGCAGCGCCGGGTCAGCACGTGAACCCGACGGAGCGGATCGCTCCGAGGCAAGGAATGAGGAACGCCGTGAACCTACGCCCCGTGGAGCCAGCGGATCTCGACTGGTTTTTTGAGCACCAGCAGGACCCCGAGGCCAACACCATGGCTGG from Zhihengliuella flava includes the following:
- a CDS encoding TetR/AcrR family transcriptional regulator, whose protein sequence is MSETPSAPERRHSKEDRRATYLAAAARLFAANGYRGVSIEDLGAACGVSGPAVYRHFANKQAVLAELLLGVSRSLLDGSTMVADDSLAADVVLQRLIEFQADFALNNPEVIRVHDRDLASLDPEPAGEVRRLQREYIRVWTDQLRLLHPNESADGARQRAQAVFGLLNSTPHSNTREAASTQRSRLVAMAWAALQAPVP